GATTCGACTGTAACGTATAAAGGTTAGGGATATACAAAGGAGATATAAAACCGCAATACCGCctatcaacaccatcatacACTCGAGACACTCTCACCCTGCTGCGGGAGGTTCCTCCGCCGGTGCCGCTTGAGCCACTGTCTCCCTTTGGATTCCCCTGCAGCGGACGAAGGCAGCCATCTGGATGGGTGATACCATCCAAGAACCATAAAGGCAATGAACATGGGCACTGCCTCAAGGACATACACCGGCCACTCGTGCGTCATGAGATACGAATCCATACCCCACGCAAATTCAATCACTCGGAAGATGGATCGGACCTATTCGCCACCGTCAATCAACACATTATCTAAGAAGAAGGTCGGCGGATGACATACCATAATGAAGAACCCTGCAATATAAACCCCCGACAGAACCCTTTTCATGCCCTCCTCCTGCGCCAAAACACCACCCTTCAAAGCATCGCGATGAAACTTTACCACCACAACCAGGAACACAGAAAAGGTCGCAAGCTGTAGTGCCAATCCGGCGATCAAGATCCCCTTACCGGCCTTCCCCAGTGAATCCTCCTCCCATTCCCCTGCCGACGCGACGGCGCTCCCGCCACCCTGAGTGAGCATAGCCCCGACGTCCAGCGTGATGAAGATCTTCGGGAGCCAGGCTGCTTTCAGGTATCCGCCGAGGACTCTTGTGTCTCCTTTTTCTTGGTTGTCGTGGCACTGACCGCTTGCTTCAGTCGAGGTTGAACGGATGATCCTGCTAAGCAGAATATAAAGCGAAGCACAAACAAGTACAGGCGCAAGGACAATCAAAGTCAGGGAGGTCGCAAATGTGCCTATGTCCTGGACGTTCTGGGTAGATGCCGCCCGCTGGCCGTAGCCGATTAcctcgacggcggcggcgattAAGAGCGGAAGGGTGTAGCTGTACCGGAAGTATCTACCGCGTCGGTACGCGATGTAGGAGACGTAGAGGTGGTAGACCAAGGGGATTAGGTAGAGGCCTGCAAAGAGGATTGCGGCGGGAAGGGACGGGTTGTAGAAGAAGACGCTccagtcgtcgtcgtcgtcagcgGTCTCGCGCTTTTGGAAGTTCCACTTTCCGGCGTGCATCTTGGTGTATGTGATCAATATATGAGGCTTCAACACCCAAAGTTATATGACAGGTATCACGTTGATGGCTTTCCATGGCTGTGATGTCGTTTATATAGCACTGTCAGAGGCCACTCTGCCTTGCACCAAGCCCTGCGTCGTATTCGGACATTTCTCTTGCCTTTTCATATTAGCCATGAAGCATAAAGAAGACGTGAGGATGTGAAAGGCCAAGCATCCAGGCATGGATATTTAGTGGAAGCGTGCGAGGTGATTGGCGCTCGTTTAGAATGCGAACACAGCCTGCCCCCAGCTGTCAGCAGCCATCTGTCATTTTCTCGGCAGTGGATGAACAGGAAAACGAGTATACGAGCTGGCCTTTATGATTGGTGTTCATTTCTTGGTCATCATCAAGATTCCCGCTAAAAATAAGCAGTATGTACCGAGCTCGAGGTAGACACGGGTCCCTCCCAGCCTGTTACCCCTAGGGCTAGAGCGTGTTAATGCCCTAATGGCAGAATACTTATGTTTCAAATGAGCAATGACGCATACAATAATTTTGGCGATGAAGCATATGGCGTCGTGGATTGCCATATTTTAGGCTGAATGGCGTGACGGTGCAGATGCGATCGGATGGAGCGTCGGCTATTTCCCGCGCAGACTATACTGGTAGAACGCCCGTCTTTTGCGACAAAACGCCTGTCGCTGATTTGAAATGCGGGTTAAGACGGTTTAAATGTCAAAGAATGCTTGCTGTATAGGAACTCTACCAACATCATGAACAGTGGCGACATCCAAGCTGGGCTCGTGGCGGCGGACCGTTGGGGAGTCGGCAAAACAGACAAGATGGAGACACCACACGCAAGCGACACTCCAGCCGAGACAACGCGGTCCAGTCCAGCGCAGTATAAAtgcttctccaacccccTCACGTTCAGACGATGTTGTACTTCCTTCATCATTCTCAATTCACAAAATGTCGACTACTGTAACTACAACCGAAACTGTcccgctgtcgctgttccCCGATGGTCTCAAAACCTCTGGGATGCACGAGGCAAACTGGTCGCTTGTCCGGCCCTATGAGGAATTCCCCAAGCAAATGACTGGCCCAACAGTCTGGGATGCTGCTGAGTATCGGGACAGCCCCGAGCGCTGGACGCACTCCTTCACCGTGGACGAGGTCGCCGAGATCAGTGCTGCGGCGGACGCGTTCATCGAGTCTGGCACGCCGTTAACGGGCATCACTAGGGCCTTGTTTCCTCTTCCTACTCTGACGGGCAGAATGGATGCTTTGCGCGAGGACTTGCTCCATGGCAAAGGCTTCTACCGCTTCAGAAACCTGCCTGTCAGACAATGGGGCCTCCACAAGTCCGCGGCCGCCTATATGGGCCTGGGAACGTACTTGGGGTACTTCGTCAGCCAGAACGGGCGTGGCCATGTCCTCGGTCACGTCAAAGATCTCGGAGAAGACCCCACACAGACTTTCAAAGTCCGCATCTACCGAACAAACGCCAGGTTGGTCTCACAGTCGTCCCTGAAATAACAGTTCTAATTTTTGCAGACAATACTTCCACACGGACGCCGGCGACATGGTCGGTCTTTTGTGTATCGCCAAGTCGCTTTCCGGGGGAGAGTCAGACATTGCTTCAACTCACCATGT
This region of Aspergillus puulaauensis MK2 DNA, chromosome 5, nearly complete sequence genomic DNA includes:
- a CDS encoding TauD/TfdA family dioxygenase (COG:I;~EggNog:ENOG410PK9F;~InterPro:IPR042098,IPR003819;~PFAM:PF02668;~go_function: GO:0016491 - oxidoreductase activity [Evidence IEA];~go_process: GO:0055114 - oxidation-reduction process [Evidence IEA]) — protein: MSTTVTTTETVPLSLFPDGLKTSGMHEANWSLVRPYEEFPKQMTGPTVWDAAEYRDSPERWTHSFTVDEVAEISAAADAFIESGTPLTGITRALFPLPTLTGRMDALREDLLHGKGFYRFRNLPVRQWGLHKSAAAYMGLGTYLGYFVSQNGRGHVLGHVKDLGEDPTQTFKVRIYRTNARQYFHTDAGDMVGLLCIAKSLSGGESDIASTHHVYNVLQRDHPDVVRTLAEPNWYFDRKGEVSSGQKPWYRGAVLWLETGENPKVYCKFDPNNATSLARFNSGPDAQIPPLSDKQKYAMEVLERTCKELALHMILEPGDIQFLHNPHIFHARTAYTDYPPGSVDEDGNPRPQRHLMRLWLAVPQSEGGWRTPLPDTDNKKRGGIQVDNQPPKCPIDAE
- a CDS encoding RTA1 domain-containing protein (COG:S;~EggNog:ENOG410PQ62;~InterPro:IPR007568;~TransMembrane:7 (o29-48i60-80o92-117i152-171o191-212i233-250o270-288i);~go_component: GO:0016021 - integral component of membrane [Evidence IEA]), which encodes MHAGKWNFQKRETADDDDDWSVFFYNPSLPAAILFAGLYLIPLVYHLYVSYIAYRRGRYFRYSYTLPLLIAAAVEVIGYGQRAASTQNVQDIGTFATSLTLIVLAPVLVCASLYILLSRIIRSTSTEASGQCHDNQEKGDTRVLGGYLKAAWLPKIFITLDVGAMLTQGGGSAVASAGEWEEDSLGKAGKGILIAGLALQLATFSVFLVVVVKFHRDALKGGVLAQEEGMKRVLSGVYIAGFFIMVRSIFRVIEFAWGMDSYLMTHEWPVYVLEAVPMFIAFMVLGWYHPSRWLPSSAAGESKGRQWLKRHRRRNLPQQGESVSSV